The bacterium genome contains the following window.
CATGGGAAAACCGGGTTCCCGGACGTATCGGCGTTGCGTCCACAACGGTGCTTGAGCTTGGCCGGAATCGCCGTACTCTGCTCTATGGGGGTCTCCATCCCGATCCCGAGGTGGGGTTGATTAAAATTGAGGACGCTGCCGGTAAACTGCTGGGAATCGCATTCAATTACGGCTGTCATCCTTCGACACTCGACTGGAAAAACACGCTCTTTACCGAAGACTGGCCGTACTTCGCCATTCGGGGAATCAAAAAGACGTTCGGGGAGCAGGTCTGGGCCGCGTTTTTCCAGTCCTGCGCGGGCGACATTGGAGTCGGATACAGCCCGGAATTGTCAGCAGTCGGTGTCGATATGCCTGTGCGGAATTACTGGTATGCCGAGGTCAAAGGAAACCAGATGGCGGCTGCCGTACGCAAAGCGCTGCCCGCAATCGTGACCGATGGCGACATCGGCCTCGCCGCGGCATGCGGGACATTCGAGTACCCGCTGCGCGAAGAATATCCCGTGGCACTCGACAAAGCAAAACGCGATGCCGATTCCGCAACGAAAATCCTCGCCGAACTCGAGAAAAAAACGGAGCTGGCGGGAACCCGTATTATCGACGAAGCTAAAGTCGCCGTTTTCCAGACCACACAGCGCCTGAACTCGGCCAAACGTTTCTACGAACCGAACCGCCCGGCTTCGCGCACCATCGAGCACCAGTGTTTCAGGATCGGAGACGCCATCTTCGTTTCGGTTCCCGATGAGGTTTTTTCGGAAATCGGTGTGGCAATCAAGGAGCAGTCAGCATTCGAAAAAACGTTCGTGATAGCCCTTACCAACGGTTATCGCGGCTATCTGCCATCGGCCAGGGAATTCATTGAGGGCGATTATGAGGTCGATGGCTCCGTCTACAGCCCGAAAGCGGAGAAGGTCTGCATTGAAGCATGTCTGGATATGATCGGGCGGGTTGCCGACCCGGGTAATTCACAGAAAAAGCAGTGAGGATACATATCATTATGCACGGCATTGAATCCCCGATTAATTAATCGGGACTTTTACATGCCCTCGACAGCAAACGACAACATATTTCATAATCTGGCGTGTGAAAAGATACTTTTCACCACCTCTCTCTGAAGAAGGAGCACAATCACATGACACACGGGCGGGTACAGGGTAAGGTGGCTCTCGTCACCGGCGGTGCGTCGGGCATCGGAGCAGCTGCCGCATCGCTCATGCACGATGAGGGCGCGGAGGTTGTCATCACCGATATTCATGAGCCGCAATCGCCTGAAACATCGGAAGCATTGACATTC
Protein-coding sequences here:
- a CDS encoding neutral/alkaline non-lysosomal ceramidase N-terminal domain-containing protein, giving the protein MYHLFTRRMAISIITVMVIALLACCAEKTVQTPSLKVGVGETIITPAGPFQMDGFARSQVSTGVHDDLYARSLVIEDSKGTAIVMMTVALVAVPREDFAVIRQGITDKTGIPPNNIMISATHTHSGPRLRQGNVSVAGAVLSSSAEQSRESIEVYHKLLIDRCIESAVTAWENRVPGRIGVASTTVLELGRNRRTLLYGGLHPDPEVGLIKIEDAAGKLLGIAFNYGCHPSTLDWKNTLFTEDWPYFAIRGIKKTFGEQVWAAFFQSCAGDIGVGYSPELSAVGVDMPVRNYWYAEVKGNQMAAAVRKALPAIVTDGDIGLAAACGTFEYPLREEYPVALDKAKRDADSATKILAELEKKTELAGTRIIDEAKVAVFQTTQRLNSAKRFYEPNRPASRTIEHQCFRIGDAIFVSVPDEVFSEIGVAIKEQSAFEKTFVIALTNGYRGYLPSAREFIEGDYEVDGSVYSPKAEKVCIEACLDMIGRVADPGNSQKKQ